Proteins encoded by one window of Streptomyces uncialis:
- a CDS encoding YqcI/YcgG family protein, with translation MKSGNIRESEPENKFQHARDSLLATLPELTIGEIPHWGPRSAEGLLSTVVSQEHPFPCTFAVAAARKRTLRFGFVDGAGDRGDWAALPDLLRRYLEGYQALGKDTSFVVFFRPEPGGAALPLDGFRQRFWDVLGYLADKDSSPWPAELPTDPDDPLWEFTFGGVPIFVVCNTPAHGERRSRHAADFMITFQPRWVFEGLEADSPRGAAARRTIRARLRAYDTVPPSPALGSYGDTDNREWRQYFLPDADDGPPQAWERCPFLSARTLPGPAARAPRRPDTPDHQAVRNDAGRFSVWPSGRRPPAGWSAVGPPGTRAQCLARAAELWGERR, from the coding sequence ATGAAGTCCGGAAACATCCGGGAGAGCGAGCCGGAGAACAAGTTTCAGCACGCACGCGATTCCTTGCTCGCCACGCTCCCCGAACTCACCATCGGTGAAATACCGCACTGGGGCCCGCGGAGCGCGGAAGGTCTGCTGTCGACCGTGGTCTCGCAGGAGCACCCCTTCCCCTGCACCTTCGCGGTGGCCGCGGCACGCAAGAGGACCCTGCGGTTCGGCTTCGTCGACGGCGCCGGGGACCGCGGCGACTGGGCGGCGCTGCCCGATCTGCTGCGCCGCTATCTGGAGGGCTACCAGGCCCTCGGCAAGGACACCTCGTTCGTGGTGTTCTTCCGGCCCGAACCCGGCGGTGCCGCGCTGCCGCTGGACGGCTTCCGGCAGCGGTTCTGGGACGTGCTCGGCTATCTCGCGGACAAGGACAGCAGTCCGTGGCCCGCGGAGCTGCCGACCGACCCCGACGACCCGCTGTGGGAGTTCACCTTCGGCGGGGTGCCGATCTTCGTCGTCTGCAACACCCCGGCGCACGGGGAGCGGCGCAGCCGGCATGCCGCGGACTTCATGATCACGTTTCAGCCGCGCTGGGTGTTCGAGGGGCTGGAGGCCGACTCCCCCCGGGGCGCCGCGGCCCGCCGTACGATCCGGGCCCGGCTGCGGGCCTACGACACGGTGCCGCCCTCCCCCGCGCTCGGCAGCTACGGCGACACCGACAACCGCGAGTGGCGGCAGTACTTCCTTCCTGATGCCGACGACGGCCCGCCGCAGGCGTGGGAGCGCTGTCCCTTCCTGTCCGCGCGAACGCTTCCCGGGCCGGCCGCGCGGGCTCCCCGGCGGCCGGACACCCCGGACCATCAGGCGGTGCGCAACGACGCCGGCCGGTTCTCCGTATGGCCGTCCGGGCGGCGTCCGCCCGCGGGCTGGAGTGCCGTGGGACCGCCCGGGACCCGCGCGCAGTGCCTGGCCAGGGCCGCGGAACTGTGGGGGGAGCGGCGGTGA
- a CDS encoding cupin domain-containing protein, translated as MPEKNDTPAPRTVARSLAELNGDPNAILKAYAAAAPFRAATAEELTTPDNPYRRPVRPDDLGWLDYSKVLPADEQQLLSGLLGHRMLRNAYDAEHGLLPPDGNAAARADGAVFHAPDTRLLAALARPVLEHHLFGFLEEGREPLAAPTVDAVKAGVRAYRDGLRDEPPTAFATATSVKDAHGAGVYLLLQLGAFLPAAYTAVARGALAETGAAHPGLRPFLLSVWQRWTEAADDYRALWTGAGLSPSATAHWQFLLGSSLARGNHLLGLGLDGGRPGRLLGALAQFLIERETTAAPLAATLRDTLGHAVPYPRPPAAGTALEPDDLVDRLLGPLPELFGESFVVAFHEGFTDAVRYARAWDADLTAQLAWADRVDDFKTYAERIQDHLTTEHIEVDLDTFVESHEETSTTHVHDDHRLVMVESGQMHFWHNVTHRIALSEGDKLLIPTSRLHGSVVLSGTCVYHQPIIPEDMFQKFTTD; from the coding sequence ATGCCCGAAAAGAACGACACGCCCGCGCCCCGTACCGTCGCCCGGTCGCTCGCGGAACTGAACGGCGACCCGAACGCGATCCTCAAGGCGTACGCGGCCGCTGCCCCCTTCCGGGCCGCGACCGCCGAGGAACTGACGACCCCGGACAACCCGTACCGCCGCCCGGTCCGGCCGGACGACCTCGGCTGGCTGGACTACTCCAAGGTGCTCCCGGCCGATGAGCAACAGCTGCTCAGCGGGCTGCTGGGGCACCGGATGCTGCGCAACGCGTACGACGCGGAACACGGTCTGCTGCCTCCCGACGGGAACGCGGCCGCGCGGGCGGACGGGGCGGTCTTCCACGCGCCGGACACCCGGCTGCTCGCGGCGCTCGCCCGGCCCGTGCTCGAACACCATCTCTTCGGCTTCCTGGAGGAGGGCCGGGAGCCGCTCGCCGCGCCCACGGTGGACGCCGTCAAGGCCGGGGTGCGGGCGTACCGCGACGGGCTGCGCGACGAGCCGCCGACGGCGTTCGCCACCGCCACGAGCGTCAAGGACGCACACGGCGCGGGCGTCTATCTCCTGTTGCAGCTGGGCGCCTTCCTGCCCGCCGCGTACACCGCGGTGGCGCGGGGCGCCCTGGCCGAGACCGGGGCGGCGCATCCGGGGCTGCGCCCCTTCCTGCTGTCGGTGTGGCAGCGCTGGACCGAGGCCGCCGACGACTACCGGGCGCTGTGGACCGGGGCGGGGCTGAGCCCGTCCGCCACCGCGCACTGGCAGTTCCTGCTGGGCTCCTCGCTGGCGCGGGGCAACCATCTGCTGGGGCTGGGGCTCGACGGCGGCAGGCCGGGCCGGCTGCTGGGCGCCCTCGCGCAGTTCCTGATCGAGCGGGAGACGACCGCGGCCCCGCTGGCCGCGACGCTGCGCGACACCCTGGGCCACGCTGTCCCGTACCCCCGCCCGCCCGCCGCGGGTACGGCCCTGGAGCCGGACGACCTGGTGGACCGGCTGCTGGGCCCGCTGCCGGAACTGTTCGGCGAGTCCTTCGTCGTCGCGTTCCACGAGGGGTTCACCGACGCCGTCCGCTACGCCCGTGCCTGGGACGCCGATCTGACGGCGCAGCTCGCCTGGGCGGACCGCGTGGACGACTTCAAGACGTACGCCGAGCGCATCCAGGACCATCTCACCACGGAGCACATCGAGGTCGACCTCGACACGTTCGTGGAGAGCCATGAGGAGACCTCGACGACCCATGTGCACGACGACCACCGGCTCGTGATGGTGGAGAGCGGTCAGATGCACTTCTGGCACAACGTCACCCACCGGATCGCGCTGTCCGAGGGCGACAAGCTGCTCATCCCCACCTCACGGCTGCACGGTTCCGTCGTGCTGTCGGGTACGTGCGTCTACCACCAGCCGATCATCCCCGAGGACATGTTCCAGAAATTCACCACCGACTGA
- a CDS encoding TetR/AcrR family transcriptional regulator: MADTPPDPPHRRPELNARLRVPKLGRPSQVGRRSIVDAAVEVGFDELSVSAVARRLGVKHSTLYRYFSNKEELIAAAADQVVAGADWPSPCAGWRPYLRAVARAAFRLFEEHPGLATHIAALRVGVREFARQGARTTAVLVDLGFDPEAAALAQDLVNEQVLLHFLTGQRTGRPATDPEGVAELRRAMLDDIREVTDPSIEAAFTRILNGSSADWFGRKIEVLLDGIAASAPASAPAV; the protein is encoded by the coding sequence ATGGCTGACACGCCCCCTGATCCCCCGCACCGGCGCCCGGAGCTGAACGCCCGGCTGAGGGTGCCCAAGCTCGGACGCCCGTCCCAGGTCGGCCGGCGTTCCATCGTGGACGCCGCCGTCGAGGTCGGCTTCGACGAGCTGAGCGTGAGCGCCGTCGCGCGGCGCCTCGGGGTGAAGCACTCCACCCTGTACCGGTACTTCTCCAACAAGGAGGAGCTGATCGCCGCCGCCGCGGACCAGGTGGTCGCCGGGGCCGACTGGCCGTCGCCCTGCGCCGGCTGGCGGCCGTATCTGCGGGCCGTGGCACGGGCCGCCTTCCGGCTGTTCGAGGAGCACCCGGGGCTGGCGACGCATATCGCCGCGCTGCGGGTGGGGGTCCGGGAGTTCGCCCGGCAGGGCGCGCGGACCACGGCGGTCCTGGTCGACCTCGGCTTCGACCCCGAGGCCGCGGCCCTGGCCCAGGACCTCGTCAACGAACAGGTGCTGCTCCACTTCCTCACGGGGCAGCGGACCGGCCGGCCCGCGACCGACCCCGAAGGGGTGGCGGAACTGCGCCGCGCGATGCTCGACGACATTCGGGAAGTGACCGATCCGTCGATCGAGGCGGCATTCACCCGCATCCTCAACGGATCGTCGGCGGACTGGTTCGGCCGCAAAATCGAGGTGCTCCTCGACGGAATTGCCGCCTCCGCCCCCGCCTCGGCACCGGCTGTCTGA